From Sporosarcina sp. Marseille-Q4943, the proteins below share one genomic window:
- a CDS encoding gamma-glutamyl-gamma-aminobutyrate hydrolase family protein yields the protein MKPVIGITSNIDSTAHTLQHTYIQAVITTGGIPLIIPTGVESDVQQITTLLDGLLITGGGDINPQLFDEEPLPQLGNVTPERDSIELELTRYMLALDKPILGICRGHQVLNVAFGGTLYQDITSQITIPVLQHDQKAKRDHQSHTVHIEKDTILKSIATSDKILVNSYHHQALKDVPSPLIVSGKASDGIIEAVESTDHLFVVGVQWHPEALMQNADQVSMRLFNAYMKACVERMVAVEYH from the coding sequence TTGAAACCGGTCATCGGCATTACTTCCAACATAGATTCAACTGCACATACGCTCCAACACACTTACATCCAAGCAGTCATTACTACAGGAGGTATACCTCTTATCATACCGACAGGGGTGGAAAGTGACGTACAGCAAATTACCACGCTACTCGATGGTTTACTAATCACAGGCGGAGGTGATATAAATCCTCAACTATTCGATGAAGAGCCTTTGCCGCAACTTGGAAACGTGACGCCCGAAAGAGACTCGATCGAATTGGAACTGACGAGGTATATGCTCGCTTTGGATAAACCGATTCTTGGAATATGCAGAGGTCACCAAGTGCTGAATGTCGCTTTCGGCGGAACGCTTTACCAGGACATCACCTCGCAAATCACTATTCCGGTATTGCAGCACGATCAAAAGGCGAAGAGGGATCACCAATCACATACGGTCCATATTGAAAAAGACACTATCCTCAAGTCCATCGCGACTTCCGACAAAATCTTGGTGAATTCTTATCATCACCAAGCGTTAAAGGATGTCCCCTCTCCGCTCATCGTATCTGGAAAAGCAAGCGACGGCATAATCGAAGCGGTTGAAAGTACAGATCACCTTTTCGTCGTAGGCGTACAATGGCACCCTGAGGCTTTGATGCAAAATGCCGATCAGGTTTCCATGCGCTTATTCAACGCTTACATGAAAGCTTGTGTTGAGAGGATGGTTGCCGTTGAATATCATTGA
- a CDS encoding response regulator transcription factor: MKILVIEDNESVSSMIELFFEKEGIQGEFVKDGLEGYERAISGNWDCLIIDWMLPGMDGVTICRKLRRDDVAVPIIMLTAKDSESDQVLGLEMGADDYVTKPFSPLALMARIKAVTRRYAVAKEDRIDVDTLKTRHFTINTATREVLLDDKPVPNLTPKEFDLLHFFIQHPKQVFSREQLLDRVWGYDFYGDDRTVDVHIKRLRSKVSKADQPFFHTVWGIGYRFDETAGDAE; encoded by the coding sequence ATGAAAATCCTCGTAATTGAAGACAATGAGAGCGTCTCTTCCATGATCGAACTGTTTTTTGAAAAGGAAGGGATACAAGGCGAGTTCGTAAAAGACGGGCTTGAAGGCTATGAGCGGGCCATTTCTGGAAATTGGGACTGTCTAATCATCGACTGGATGCTGCCGGGGATGGACGGGGTGACGATCTGCCGGAAGCTCCGCCGAGACGACGTTGCAGTGCCGATCATCATGCTGACCGCAAAGGATAGCGAATCCGACCAGGTGCTTGGGCTTGAAATGGGTGCGGATGATTATGTGACGAAGCCGTTCAGCCCGCTGGCGCTCATGGCCCGCATCAAGGCAGTCACGCGCCGGTATGCTGTTGCAAAAGAAGATCGCATTGACGTCGACACTTTGAAAACGAGACATTTCACTATTAATACTGCCACGCGCGAAGTGCTATTAGACGACAAGCCCGTGCCGAATTTGACACCGAAGGAATTCGACCTGCTCCATTTTTTCATTCAGCACCCTAAACAGGTGTTTTCGCGCGAGCAGCTTTTGGATCGAGTGTGGGGTTATGACTTTTACGGCGATGACCGGACGGTGGATGTGCATATTAAACGGCTCCGCTCGAAAGTGTCGAAGGCAGATCAGCCGTTTTTCCACACGGTTTGGGGCATTGGCTACCGATTTGACGAAACGGCCGGTGACGCGGAATGA
- a CDS encoding S1C family serine protease yields MDSSFGKRFISSVGAGILGSALTLGVVANTDILQAKIVKEETAAMTESSSSTRNIVQTSANAPTTLSDMVEHASKGIVGVSNFKNNGNRFAGSSELSEFGTGSGVIYNIDGDDAYIVTNNHVIEGAGKVEVTLQGGEKETAELIGSDALTDLAVLRISSKQVDTALEFGDSDTLRAGDSVVAIGNPLSLDFSGTVTQGIISAPSRSIDVKTTAGNWEMNVIQTDAAINPGNSGGALLTPDGKVIGINSLKIAENGVEGLGFAIPSNDVVPLLEEITKNGKIERPYIGVSLADLADVPYMYVQNLPQEVKGGVMVASVDPTSAAGKAGLKEQDVITAINGTDINNSMELRKFLYSELSIGDKATLTVYSGSQKRTVELTLTSNSPVD; encoded by the coding sequence GAGCGGGCATTCTCGGTTCTGCGCTTACGTTGGGCGTTGTGGCGAACACAGATATATTGCAGGCAAAGATAGTTAAGGAGGAAACAGCGGCTATGACGGAGAGTTCGTCCTCGACTCGGAATATCGTCCAAACTTCGGCGAATGCCCCCACTACCCTTTCCGATATGGTGGAGCATGCATCGAAAGGGATTGTCGGTGTATCAAACTTTAAAAATAACGGCAACCGGTTCGCCGGCAGCTCCGAGCTTTCGGAATTCGGAACGGGCTCCGGAGTCATCTATAATATCGATGGCGACGATGCCTATATCGTGACGAATAATCACGTCATCGAAGGTGCAGGCAAAGTCGAAGTGACTTTGCAAGGCGGCGAAAAGGAGACTGCGGAGCTGATCGGAAGCGATGCATTGACCGATTTGGCCGTCTTGAGAATCAGTAGCAAACAAGTCGACACCGCCCTTGAGTTCGGGGATTCCGACACACTGCGGGCAGGCGATTCGGTCGTCGCGATCGGAAATCCGCTCAGCCTGGATTTTTCCGGCACCGTCACACAAGGCATCATTAGTGCGCCATCACGTTCTATCGATGTGAAAACAACTGCAGGCAACTGGGAAATGAACGTCATCCAAACCGACGCAGCCATCAATCCCGGCAACAGCGGCGGCGCCTTACTGACGCCGGATGGTAAAGTCATCGGCATCAATAGTTTGAAAATCGCGGAAAACGGCGTGGAAGGCCTCGGATTTGCCATCCCGAGCAATGACGTCGTCCCATTGCTTGAAGAAATCACGAAGAACGGAAAAATCGAGCGGCCTTATATCGGTGTCAGCCTCGCGGACTTGGCCGACGTTCCGTATATGTATGTGCAAAACCTTCCACAAGAAGTAAAAGGCGGCGTGATGGTCGCAAGTGTCGACCCGACATCTGCTGCGGGGAAGGCGGGATTGAAAGAGCAGGACGTCATCACCGCGATTAACGGAACCGACATTAACAACTCAATGGAGCTGCGAAAATTCCTTTATTCCGAGCTTTCGATTGGAGACAAAGCGACGCTCACCGTTTACTCAGGCTCCCAAAAACGGACGGTTGAATTGACATTGACGAGCAATTCGCCTGTCGACTAA